The Paenibacillus sophorae genome has a segment encoding these proteins:
- a CDS encoding nitrogenase component 1, which translates to MAVTKNEHGQTNSINQVRYGCAVGALYSVVSIPGAVPIGHCGPGCMDKQYTSLAFYNGFQGSGYSGGSVSPSVNAGEKEVVFGGEKRLDELIKSTLKIIEGDLFVVLNGCIGELVGDDVGAVVSKYQKQGVPIVYAETGGFKGNNFVGHEIITTAIIDQYVDKFTLNKDHREKGLINVWSELPYQNTFWRGDLSELKRILEGAGFRVNILFGGKSAGVEEWKTIPHAQFNLVVSPWLGLKTAKHLEQKYNQPYLHIPVLPIGAQQTAAFIRQVVEYAGIDPATAESFIEQEEKEYYYYLEHFNDFYAEYWWGLPATYAVVGDSTYNLALNKFLVNQLGLIPRRQIITDNTPEKYREAIAQEYQKLAHDVATTVDFVEDGYIVGKLLRETDFGHKPPIIFGTTWERDTAKALKGNIVEVGFPASYEVVLNKSYIGYRGALQLIEKIFTVAISASA; encoded by the coding sequence ATGGCTGTTACCAAAAATGAGCACGGGCAGACCAATTCAATCAATCAAGTGCGCTACGGCTGTGCCGTTGGAGCCTTGTACAGCGTCGTATCCATTCCGGGCGCCGTTCCCATCGGCCACTGCGGACCGGGCTGCATGGACAAGCAATACACAAGCCTGGCCTTTTACAACGGCTTTCAGGGCAGCGGGTATTCGGGAGGCTCAGTCTCTCCAAGCGTCAATGCCGGTGAGAAAGAAGTGGTGTTCGGCGGCGAGAAGCGCTTGGACGAATTAATTAAATCCACTCTTAAGATCATAGAGGGCGACTTGTTTGTGGTGCTGAACGGGTGCATCGGAGAATTGGTCGGGGATGATGTCGGAGCGGTCGTCAGTAAATATCAGAAGCAGGGAGTCCCCATTGTGTATGCCGAAACCGGCGGCTTTAAGGGCAATAACTTCGTCGGCCATGAGATCATAACGACAGCCATCATTGATCAATACGTTGATAAATTTACGCTTAACAAGGACCACAGGGAAAAGGGGCTGATTAATGTCTGGTCGGAGCTGCCGTATCAGAATACATTCTGGCGCGGGGACTTGTCCGAGCTGAAGCGAATTCTTGAGGGCGCCGGTTTCAGGGTCAATATTTTGTTCGGCGGCAAATCGGCCGGAGTCGAGGAATGGAAGACGATTCCCCATGCCCAGTTTAATCTGGTCGTCTCGCCATGGCTCGGGCTGAAAACGGCCAAGCATCTGGAACAAAAGTACAATCAGCCGTATTTGCACATCCCTGTGTTACCGATCGGAGCGCAGCAAACAGCTGCATTTATTAGACAGGTCGTTGAGTACGCGGGCATTGACCCTGCAACAGCCGAGTCGTTTATCGAGCAGGAAGAAAAAGAATACTATTATTACCTGGAGCATTTCAATGATTTCTACGCCGAATATTGGTGGGGACTGCCGGCAACCTATGCCGTAGTCGGGGACAGCACGTACAATCTGGCCTTAAACAAGTTTCTGGTGAATCAGCTCGGCTTAATTCCAAGGAGACAAATCATCACCGATAATACGCCGGAAAAATATAGAGAAGCCATCGCTCAAGAATATCAAAAGCTCGCTCATGATGTCGCCACCACGGTCGATTTTGTTGAAGATGGCTATATCGTCGGCAAGTTATTGAGAGAGACTGATTTCGGGCATAAGCCCCCGATTATTTTTGGAACAACATGGGAAAGAGACACGGCCAAGGCGCTGAAGGGCAACATCGTCGAAGTCGGATTTCCGGCGTCCTATGAAGTGGTTCTGAACAAAAGCTACATCGGATACAGAGGCGCATTGCAGCTTATTGAGAAAATATTCACTGTCGCTATAAGCGCCAGCGCATAG
- a CDS encoding ABC transporter ATP-binding protein — translation MKKLRHLLNTDIYRWLKQCMTGKWGALSVIIILNVIISLSGTVLAIVSKQVIDHAVQNSVRVSGIYAIAFALILILQLALSSLLTLRTVKLREAMNNDLQRNFMDRLYRAEWSAAGKYHSGDLLTHLTNDVANVTDGLINTLPSIISLIAQFAAAFITLLYFDKTLALFAFLLGPVSVLISWYIGSRLKKMQHQIQAAESRYRSLLHECVQNLLIVKTFEHEQDSLQKVQASQQNRLFWILKRTRFNVAADLTMGVGYRLGFFLAFIWGAYRISIGAASFGMFTAFLQLVGQIQGPLEGLARTFPVLIAMITSTERLIVFQKLESENKRESLPAIRDGISGLQMEHVVYGYEANKPILTGVSLRIQPGELIALIGTSGEGKTTLLRLLLALIKPQTGDVCIIGKNHERISLSADTRSYFSYVPQGNTLFSGTIADNLRIGHPSATEEEINAATQAACARGFIEKLPQGIHTVIGEHGSGLSEGQAQRIAIARALLRPAPILLLDEATSALDMDTEWTVLQNIRNFQPPRTCIAITHRLSVFDVCDHIYRLSKGQLFEQKKELVTH, via the coding sequence ATGAAAAAACTAAGACATCTCTTAAACACCGATATTTACCGATGGCTGAAACAGTGTATGACGGGAAAATGGGGCGCGCTGTCCGTTATCATTATTCTAAATGTAATCATTTCATTAAGCGGCACCGTTCTTGCCATTGTCTCGAAACAGGTGATTGATCATGCCGTACAGAACAGTGTGCGCGTCAGCGGCATATACGCAATCGCTTTTGCCCTGATTCTGATCCTTCAGCTAGCTCTTTCATCATTGCTGACCCTGAGAACCGTGAAGCTGAGAGAGGCTATGAACAATGATTTGCAGCGGAACTTTATGGACCGGCTGTATAGGGCAGAGTGGAGCGCTGCCGGAAAATACCACAGCGGCGATCTGTTGACGCATCTGACCAACGATGTTGCCAATGTCACCGACGGCTTGATTAACACCCTGCCGAGCATCATCTCCCTGATTGCCCAGTTTGCGGCGGCTTTCATCACTTTGCTTTATTTTGACAAGACGCTGGCTCTGTTCGCCTTTCTGCTTGGACCTGTGTCCGTGCTCATCAGCTGGTATATTGGCAGCAGACTGAAGAAGATGCAGCATCAGATTCAGGCCGCTGAAAGCCGCTATCGTTCCCTGCTGCATGAATGCGTCCAAAATCTGCTGATCGTCAAGACGTTCGAGCATGAACAAGACAGCCTGCAAAAAGTACAAGCATCCCAGCAGAACCGGCTGTTCTGGATACTTAAACGCACCCGGTTTAATGTGGCCGCAGATTTGACCATGGGAGTCGGATACCGGCTCGGTTTTTTTCTCGCTTTTATTTGGGGGGCATACCGCATATCTATCGGAGCTGCCAGCTTTGGCATGTTTACCGCTTTTTTGCAGCTTGTGGGACAAATTCAGGGACCGCTTGAAGGTCTGGCCCGTACGTTCCCTGTCCTAATCGCCATGATCACATCGACGGAACGGCTGATTGTCTTTCAAAAATTGGAGTCGGAGAACAAGAGGGAAAGCCTTCCTGCCATTCGGGACGGCATATCCGGTCTGCAAATGGAGCATGTAGTATACGGCTATGAAGCAAATAAGCCGATTCTTACCGGTGTTTCTCTCCGCATTCAGCCCGGCGAGCTGATCGCTCTCATCGGCACCTCGGGCGAAGGCAAAACCACCCTGCTTCGGCTGCTGCTCGCGTTAATCAAACCTCAGACCGGGGATGTCTGCATTATCGGCAAAAATCATGAACGGATCAGCCTTTCCGCTGATACAAGGTCTTATTTTTCCTATGTTCCGCAGGGCAATACTTTATTCTCCGGCACGATTGCGGACAACCTGCGGATCGGTCATCCCTCAGCTACCGAGGAGGAAATAAACGCAGCCACCCAGGCCGCTTGCGCCCGGGGCTTTATCGAGAAGCTTCCCCAAGGCATTCATACGGTTATCGGCGAGCACGGCTCCGGCTTATCCGAAGGCCAGGCCCAACGAATCGCGATCGCCCGCGCGCTGCTGAGGCCGGCGCCGATCCTGCTTCTTGATGAAGCGACATCTGCGCTTGACATGGACACGGAGTGGACCGTCCTGCAAAATATCCGGAATTTTCAGCCTCCGCGAACATGCATCGCCATCACCCACCGTCTATCCGTATTTGATGTGTGCGATCACATCTACCGCTTGTCCAAAGGCCAACTGTTCGAACAAAAGAAGGAGCTTGTTACTCACTGA
- a CDS encoding nitrogenase component 1, with the protein MGKINLRLTEVQNRERRLGTIIAWNGTASDLHTQSGYQQRGSGCKSNKDGCRLCEAKGPFTQGSVCSEQMVECQAGNVRDAVLIQHSPIGCGAGQVPYNSIYRNGLAMRGHKVENIRIINTNLQETDMVFGALGKLKQSIDDAWERYSPKAIFIGTSCPTGIIGEDIESVARKKQEELGIPVIPLFCEGFRSKHWSTGFDATQHGILRQIVKKSTKKQEDLVNVISLWGSDIFTPMFKELNLRVNYVVDMASVSDLEQLSEAAATVGFCYTLSSYMAAALEQEFGVPEVKAPMPYGFAGTDAWLRELGKVTHREELVEQYIAKEHARVKPKIAELKKKLQGLKGYVATGSAYAHGLIQVLRELDIQVDGSLVFHHDPVYDSGDAREDSLGHLIEHYGEVPSFNVSNRQQYQFYGLLQEVKPDFILIRHNGLAPLASKLGIPAAPLGDEHIAIGYEGIVNLGEAILDILAHKKFHDDLKKHAKLPYKQWWLEQKDPYILAKHPELIDA; encoded by the coding sequence ATGGGCAAGATCAATTTGAGGTTGACTGAAGTTCAGAATCGCGAGCGGCGGCTCGGCACAATCATCGCTTGGAACGGAACAGCATCGGATCTGCACACGCAATCAGGCTATCAGCAAAGAGGAAGCGGATGTAAAAGCAATAAAGATGGATGCCGGCTGTGTGAAGCCAAAGGTCCTTTCACTCAAGGCTCGGTGTGCAGCGAGCAAATGGTTGAATGTCAGGCAGGCAATGTCAGAGATGCGGTGCTGATCCAGCATTCACCTATCGGCTGCGGCGCCGGACAAGTTCCCTACAATTCAATCTACCGTAATGGATTGGCCATGAGAGGCCATAAAGTCGAGAATATTCGAATTATCAATACAAACCTGCAGGAGACGGATATGGTGTTTGGCGCGCTTGGCAAACTCAAGCAATCCATTGACGATGCATGGGAAAGATATTCGCCCAAAGCCATTTTCATAGGAACCTCTTGCCCTACCGGGATCATTGGCGAAGATATTGAAAGTGTTGCAAGGAAGAAACAAGAGGAGCTGGGGATTCCCGTCATTCCTCTTTTCTGTGAAGGATTCAGATCGAAGCATTGGAGTACCGGCTTTGACGCGACCCAGCATGGCATTTTGCGACAGATTGTGAAAAAAAGCACGAAAAAGCAAGAGGATCTCGTTAATGTCATCAGTCTTTGGGGTTCGGATATCTTTACCCCTATGTTCAAAGAGCTTAATCTAAGAGTCAATTATGTTGTGGATATGGCATCCGTCTCCGATCTCGAGCAATTGTCTGAAGCGGCGGCAACCGTAGGCTTCTGCTATACGCTCTCTTCGTATATGGCAGCGGCGCTGGAGCAGGAATTTGGCGTGCCCGAAGTCAAAGCTCCGATGCCCTACGGATTCGCCGGAACCGATGCATGGCTTCGCGAGCTCGGCAAAGTCACCCATCGGGAAGAGCTTGTAGAGCAGTACATCGCGAAGGAACACGCCAGAGTGAAGCCGAAGATCGCCGAGCTCAAGAAGAAGCTTCAGGGCTTAAAAGGATATGTAGCTACAGGCTCCGCTTACGCCCACGGACTGATTCAAGTACTGAGAGAGCTGGATATTCAGGTAGACGGCTCGCTGGTGTTCCACCATGATCCCGTTTATGACAGCGGCGATGCCAGGGAGGATTCATTGGGGCACCTGATTGAACATTACGGCGAGGTCCCTTCGTTTAATGTGAGCAACAGGCAGCAGTATCAATTTTACGGTTTGCTGCAGGAGGTCAAGCCGGATTTTATCCTGATCAGACATAACGGTCTCGCGCCGCTGGCTTCCAAGCTCGGCATCCCCGCAGCCCCGCTGGGCGATGAACATATCGCGATCGGCTATGAAGGCATCGTTAATCTGGGTGAAGCTATTCTGGACATTCTCGCCCATAAAAAATTTCACGATGATCTGAAAAAGCACGCAAAGCTCCCCTACAAGCAGTGGTGGCTTGAACAAAAAGACCCCTACATTCTCGCCAAGCACCCGGAATTGATCGATGCGTAA